A single genomic interval of Polynucleobacter necessarius harbors:
- the panC gene encoding pantoate--beta-alanine ligase → MKIISDIQELRDHLRGQNRASFVPTMGNLHEGHLSLMRLARQHGDPAVASIFVNRLQFGPNEDFDSYPRTMQADIDKLEKEGVYILFAPTERDLYPQPQEYRVDPPQQLGDILEGEFRPGFFKGVCTVVLKLFSCVQPKVAVFGKKDYQQLMIIRQMAKQFALPVDIIPGETMRAEDGLALSSRNGYLSTEERAEAPELQKALREVRERVLQLKDRTNQSISEIEKVASASLAKRGWQPDYIAIRQQSDLAPASNEQLQAGEPLVILTAAKLGKTRLIDNLEI, encoded by the coding sequence ATGAAAATCATTAGTGACATTCAAGAGCTGCGAGACCACTTACGCGGTCAAAATCGCGCCTCTTTCGTGCCGACAATGGGCAACTTACACGAGGGTCACCTCTCGCTCATGCGCCTCGCAAGACAGCATGGTGATCCAGCGGTCGCCAGCATCTTTGTGAATCGCCTGCAGTTTGGTCCTAATGAAGATTTTGATAGCTACCCGCGCACCATGCAGGCAGATATCGACAAACTTGAAAAAGAAGGTGTCTACATCTTATTTGCGCCAACCGAGCGAGATCTATATCCGCAGCCACAAGAATACCGAGTTGACCCACCGCAGCAACTGGGCGATATCCTTGAAGGCGAATTCCGCCCAGGATTCTTTAAAGGGGTTTGCACCGTTGTCTTGAAACTCTTTTCTTGCGTTCAGCCTAAAGTTGCTGTGTTCGGCAAAAAAGATTACCAACAACTGATGATTATTCGTCAGATGGCCAAACAATTCGCTTTGCCTGTGGATATTATTCCTGGCGAGACGATGCGCGCGGAAGATGGTCTAGCCCTCTCCTCACGCAATGGCTATCTCTCAACTGAAGAGCGAGCAGAAGCGCCGGAGTTACAAAAGGCGCTGAGAGAGGTTCGTGAACGCGTTCTCCAACTTAAAGATCGCACCAACCAATCCATCTCTGAGATTGAAAAAGTAGCAAGCGCCTCTTTAGCAAAACGTGGCTGGCAGCCGGATTACATTGCTATTCGCCAGCAAAGCGATTTAGCCCCTGCTTCTAACGAGCAACTTCAGGCTGGTGAGCCACTCGTTATTCTGACAGCGGCCAAGCTTGGCAAAACCCGTCTGATTGATAACCTAGAGATTTAA